From one Sulfurimonas sp. HSL-3221 genomic stretch:
- a CDS encoding DUF4230 domain-containing protein gives MDNVIMFFSGLLLAGGIAVLLWYLKRTKKEGPANVTLYSTIEKMESLGNLNVYKVVTKEIVTASDHIFGNFGEKYLRWLISKKKLAMIFTFDIDFSYNLKDSRFGIEELGEGQYLFKMPECRYSLSIKDISFYDEQNGKLLPWLLPDLIAGVFSDGFDENDRNALIKEAKKQVSAIANGMMIELLPDVQKSARTTLEQIAFALNAASIQFDFSESPTIENTVDYLPGNRTEAQLPPATEA, from the coding sequence ATGGATAATGTCATTATGTTTTTCAGCGGCCTCCTCCTCGCCGGAGGGATCGCCGTTTTGCTCTGGTACCTGAAGCGCACCAAAAAAGAGGGGCCTGCCAACGTCACGCTCTATTCGACCATAGAGAAAATGGAATCCCTGGGCAACCTCAACGTCTACAAGGTTGTCACCAAGGAGATCGTCACGGCCTCCGACCATATCTTCGGGAATTTCGGTGAGAAGTACCTGCGCTGGCTCATCTCCAAGAAAAAACTGGCGATGATCTTCACCTTCGACATCGATTTCAGCTACAACCTCAAAGACAGCCGCTTCGGCATCGAGGAGCTCGGGGAGGGGCAGTACCTTTTCAAAATGCCCGAGTGCCGCTATTCGCTCAGTATCAAAGACATCAGTTTCTACGACGAACAGAACGGCAAACTTCTGCCGTGGCTGCTGCCCGATCTCATTGCCGGCGTCTTCAGTGACGGCTTTGATGAAAACGACCGTAACGCCCTGATCAAGGAGGCGAAAAAGCAGGTCTCCGCCATCGCCAACGGCATGATGATCGAGCTGCTTCCCGACGTGCAGAAATCCGCCCGTACGACACTGGAGCAGATCGCCTTCGCCCTCAACGCCGCATCGATCCAGTTCGATTTCTCCGAATCCCCGACGATCGAAAACACTGTCGACTACCTTCCGGGGAACCGGACCGAAGCCCAGCTTCCCCCCGCTACAGAGGCGTAA
- a CDS encoding secondary thiamine-phosphate synthase enzyme YjbQ: MFQTTVTLPPYPRGFHLITNAVDNAVAASGATTGLAHLFLKHTSASLCINENADPSVRRDMERFFSDVADAKPYYVHTYEGDDDMPAHIKSVMLGTSLTIPVTNGRLNLGTWQGIYLGEHRDHGGSRKIVITVY, from the coding sequence TTGTTCCAAACCACGGTCACCCTGCCCCCCTACCCACGGGGATTTCACCTCATCACCAACGCCGTTGACAATGCCGTCGCGGCATCCGGCGCCACAACCGGGCTCGCCCACCTTTTTCTCAAACACACCAGCGCCTCGCTCTGCATCAATGAAAACGCCGACCCCTCCGTCCGCCGTGACATGGAGCGCTTCTTCAGCGATGTCGCCGACGCCAAGCCCTACTACGTCCACACGTACGAAGGCGACGACGACATGCCGGCGCATATCAAAAGCGTCATGCTCGGCACCTCGCTCACTATCCCCGTCACCAACGGCCGCCTGAACCTCGGCACCTGGCAGGGGATCTACCTCGGCGAACACCGCGACCACGGCGGCAGCCGGAAGATCGTCATCACTGTCTACTGA
- a CDS encoding ComF family protein produces the protein MRCLLCESWSLSRICRACRDEHLTPSLHTRKILGKLPVHSFYRYDEIEPLLLTKHTDIGHHLYTIMASASFTPYAKTLGLDDAVAVIAVDDHVRHGYSHTAILARAMKTAALTPRHTVLRDRSGHRYSGQDFQYRLTHPRAFAVKPFPEKKVILVDDILTTGLTLTQAVEALEREGKEVLFCLTLADAER, from the coding sequence TTGCGTTGTCTACTCTGCGAATCGTGGTCACTGAGCCGCATTTGCAGGGCCTGCCGCGATGAACATCTCACCCCATCCCTTCACACCCGAAAGATCCTCGGGAAACTCCCCGTACACTCCTTTTACAGATACGACGAGATCGAGCCGCTGCTGCTGACGAAGCATACGGATATCGGACACCACCTTTACACGATCATGGCATCAGCTTCCTTCACACCGTATGCAAAGACATTGGGGTTGGACGATGCCGTGGCCGTTATCGCCGTGGATGACCATGTGCGGCACGGCTATTCGCATACGGCGATCCTGGCCAGGGCGATGAAAACCGCAGCATTGACACCGAGGCACACCGTGCTGCGCGACCGATCAGGGCACCGCTATTCCGGGCAGGACTTCCAGTACCGCCTGACGCACCCGCGGGCATTTGCAGTGAAGCCTTTTCCGGAAAAGAAAGTGATCCTTGTCGACGATATCCTGACAACGGGCCTGACGCTGACCCAGGCGGTGGAGGCGCTGGAGCGGGAGGGGAAAGAGGTGCTTTTCTGCCTGACGCTGGCCGACGCGGAACGCTGA
- a CDS encoding HesA/MoeB/ThiF family protein: protein MMQYFHRQIKLWGEEVQQSLQAKRIAIIGSGGLGSSLAFALGATGIGEIHIVDFDEVSVHNIHRQIAFKTGDEGKNKAVVNAGIVEARCPFTKAYAHECDFNGFAKKGIDVDLILDATDNLPTRGQINEYAKIKNTPWVYGSVEAFHGQVCFFDRSSFNDVFKITLKEPAGIAAPIVMHIASLQANLALRYLAGQPVKKDFLYYLFFNDEGELVTQKFGLPV from the coding sequence ATGATGCAGTATTTCCATCGTCAGATCAAACTCTGGGGTGAAGAGGTCCAGCAGTCGCTGCAGGCGAAGCGGATCGCCATCATCGGGAGCGGGGGACTGGGAAGCTCCCTTGCCTTCGCCCTGGGAGCAACGGGAATAGGGGAGATACACATTGTGGATTTCGATGAGGTGAGCGTGCACAACATTCACCGCCAGATCGCTTTCAAGACGGGGGACGAGGGTAAGAATAAGGCCGTCGTCAATGCGGGGATCGTCGAAGCGCGCTGCCCCTTTACGAAGGCGTATGCGCACGAGTGCGATTTCAACGGCTTCGCCAAAAAAGGGATCGATGTCGATCTTATCCTCGACGCGACGGACAACCTGCCGACGCGGGGGCAGATCAACGAATACGCCAAGATCAAAAACACGCCGTGGGTTTACGGTTCGGTGGAGGCATTCCACGGACAGGTCTGTTTTTTCGACCGCTCCTCTTTCAACGACGTTTTCAAGATCACGCTCAAAGAACCGGCGGGGATCGCCGCGCCGATTGTCATGCATATCGCCTCGCTGCAGGCGAACCTTGCCCTGCGCTACCTGGCGGGACAGCCGGTCAAAAAAGACTTCCTCTACTACCTCTTTTTCAACGACGAGGGCGAACTCGTGACACAGAAATTCGGTCTGCCGGTATAA
- a CDS encoding SagB/ThcOx family dehydrogenase, whose protein sequence is MHTLETVFEYHDQTKHHPNRYAASLGYMDWATQPDPYRRFDGARGVVLPLPSPGPEPTYAALFEARPSEPLTLDTLSVLLRYSLGLAAVKCIGSDCWALRCNASSGNLHPTEGYVILPPVEGVSTQSVVAHYAPLTHSLELLHAFDTDFWSALPKGSLLMGFTSIVWREAWKYGERAFRYTQLDAGHALRAAQISARLNGWHARLFDAFEADTLDTLLGLDQPARFQPNEEEIADALLLMTPEKDVATPDLIPLLAQCRTAYAGTANRLSPSQHPWEAITLVERATAAAVNLPVDMAPAPFSSNCGTAAEEVILTRRSARAMDFGRTHIGFESFTRLMQAARNAVEGFTPAASLLLFVHDVETLEPGLYLYLLNDGYLESFKTRTRSDFLFRPAGEHLYLLEAGDFRAQAKFISCSQEIASDGAFSLGMLCEFSPQLERYGPGRYKSLYWECGAIGQQLYLEATSQGLSATGIGCFLDDVMHRLLGLEGNDFQSLYHLAIGYAIPDLRLQTKLPYSRR, encoded by the coding sequence ATGCATACCCTTGAAACCGTTTTCGAATACCATGACCAGACCAAGCACCATCCCAACCGCTATGCGGCGTCGTTGGGCTATATGGACTGGGCGACGCAGCCCGACCCCTACCGCCGCTTCGACGGGGCTCGGGGGGTCGTTCTCCCCTTGCCCTCCCCGGGTCCCGAACCAACCTACGCCGCCCTTTTTGAGGCACGCCCCTCCGAACCGCTCACGCTGGATACCCTCTCCGTTCTGCTGCGTTACAGCCTGGGACTTGCGGCCGTCAAATGCATCGGCAGCGACTGCTGGGCGCTGCGCTGCAACGCCTCCAGCGGCAACCTCCACCCCACCGAAGGCTACGTCATCCTCCCCCCGGTTGAAGGTGTCAGCACCCAAAGCGTCGTTGCGCACTACGCGCCGCTAACCCACAGCCTGGAGCTCCTGCACGCCTTCGATACGGACTTCTGGTCTGCACTCCCGAAGGGCTCTTTGCTGATGGGCTTCACCTCCATCGTATGGCGCGAGGCGTGGAAGTACGGCGAGCGCGCCTTCCGCTACACCCAGCTCGACGCCGGCCACGCCCTGCGCGCCGCCCAGATCTCCGCGCGCCTTAACGGCTGGCACGCCCGCCTCTTTGACGCTTTCGAGGCCGATACCCTTGACACGCTGCTGGGGCTGGATCAGCCGGCCCGCTTCCAGCCGAACGAGGAAGAGATCGCCGATGCTCTGTTGCTCATGACGCCTGAAAAAGACGTCGCAACGCCCGACCTTATCCCCCTTCTCGCCCAGTGCCGCACTGCGTATGCGGGGACGGCAAACCGTCTCAGCCCCTCCCAGCACCCCTGGGAGGCGATCACTCTCGTTGAGCGGGCCACGGCCGCCGCGGTGAACCTCCCGGTCGACATGGCACCAGCGCCTTTCAGCAGCAACTGCGGTACCGCTGCCGAAGAGGTCATCCTCACCCGCCGCAGTGCCCGCGCGATGGATTTCGGCCGTACCCATATCGGCTTCGAATCGTTCACCCGGCTGATGCAGGCGGCGCGGAACGCTGTTGAAGGTTTCACGCCTGCGGCCTCCCTGCTCCTTTTCGTCCATGACGTCGAGACCCTGGAGCCGGGTCTTTACCTCTACCTCCTGAACGACGGCTACCTGGAATCCTTCAAAACACGCACGCGCAGTGACTTTCTCTTCCGGCCGGCCGGGGAGCATCTCTATCTGCTTGAAGCGGGCGACTTCCGCGCCCAGGCCAAGTTCATCTCCTGCAGCCAGGAGATCGCATCTGATGGCGCCTTCTCGCTTGGCATGCTCTGCGAATTTTCGCCCCAGCTTGAGCGCTATGGGCCGGGGCGCTACAAGAGCCTCTACTGGGAGTGCGGCGCCATCGGCCAGCAACTCTACCTCGAAGCGACGTCGCAGGGGCTCAGCGCCACGGGCATCGGCTGCTTCCTCGACGATGTCATGCACCGGCTGCTGGGGTTGGAGGGGAACGATTTTCAGAGCCTCTACCACCTGGCCATAGGCTACGCCATTCCCGACCTCCGCCTGCAGACAAAACTCCCCTACAGCAGACGATAG
- the lepA gene encoding translation elongation factor 4 gives MDLKHIRNFSIIAHIDHGKSTLADRIIQECGSVTERELKSQMMDTMDIEQERGITIKAQSVRLDYVKDGEHYVLNLIDTPGHVDFSYEVSKSLASSDGALLIVDAAQGVEAQTIANVYLALDNNLELLPVINKIDLPAAEPERVAEEIESSIGIDATDALMVSAKTGVGIRELVDAIVDRIPAPVGDPVAPTKAIIYDSWFDPYLGALALVRVFDGSIRKKQIVKLMSNNEQHEVLDLMYPHPLKKMKTDSIGSGEIGIVVLGLKDVGTLNVGDTITDAKNPTAEPVGDYEPAKPFVFAGLYPIDTDKFEDLRDALDKLRLNDSSLSYEPETSIALGFGFRVGFLGMLHMEVIKERLEREFDLDLIATAPSVVYDVYLTDGSTQEVHNPSELPPVNHIERIEEPYVKATVITPTEYLGNIMNLLVAKRGLQEKMDYLNEERVLLEYSVPMNEIVVDFYDKLKSISKGYASFDYEPTDFREGDLVKLDVRVAGDVVDALSVIVPREQAEQRGRALVKSMKELIPRQLFEVAVQASVGNKVIARETVKSMGKNVTAKCYGGDITRKRKLLEKQKAGKKRMKAIGKVQLPQEAFMSVLKMD, from the coding sequence ATGGATCTCAAACATATTCGCAACTTCTCCATCATCGCCCACATCGACCACGGTAAAAGCACCCTGGCCGACCGGATCATCCAGGAGTGCGGTTCCGTCACGGAGCGCGAACTCAAGTCACAGATGATGGATACGATGGACATCGAGCAGGAGCGCGGTATCACCATCAAGGCGCAGAGCGTCCGGCTTGATTATGTCAAAGACGGGGAGCACTACGTCCTCAACCTCATTGACACCCCGGGCCATGTCGACTTCAGCTACGAAGTGAGCAAATCGCTCGCCTCCTCCGACGGTGCGCTGCTGATCGTCGATGCGGCGCAGGGGGTCGAGGCGCAGACCATCGCCAACGTCTATCTGGCCCTGGACAATAACCTCGAACTCCTCCCGGTCATCAACAAGATCGATCTGCCCGCTGCCGAGCCGGAGCGCGTTGCCGAGGAGATCGAATCGAGCATCGGCATTGACGCCACGGACGCCCTGATGGTCTCCGCCAAAACGGGCGTGGGGATCCGTGAGCTCGTCGATGCCATCGTCGATCGCATTCCCGCCCCGGTGGGTGATCCGGTAGCGCCGACGAAGGCGATCATCTACGACAGCTGGTTCGACCCCTATCTTGGTGCGCTGGCACTGGTGCGCGTCTTTGACGGCAGCATCCGCAAAAAGCAGATCGTCAAGCTGATGAGCAACAACGAGCAGCACGAGGTTCTCGACCTCATGTACCCGCACCCGCTCAAAAAGATGAAGACCGACTCCATCGGCAGCGGTGAGATCGGCATTGTCGTGCTTGGCCTCAAAGATGTCGGGACCCTTAACGTCGGCGATACGATCACCGATGCGAAAAACCCGACGGCAGAACCTGTCGGCGATTACGAACCGGCCAAGCCCTTCGTCTTCGCGGGGCTCTACCCCATCGATACGGACAAGTTCGAAGACCTGCGCGATGCGCTCGATAAACTGCGCCTCAACGACTCTTCGCTCAGCTATGAGCCGGAAACGTCCATCGCGCTGGGCTTTGGTTTCCGTGTCGGTTTCCTAGGCATGCTGCACATGGAGGTCATCAAGGAGCGCCTGGAACGCGAATTCGACCTGGACCTGATCGCGACGGCGCCGTCGGTTGTCTACGACGTCTATCTGACGGACGGCTCGACACAAGAAGTGCACAACCCCTCAGAGCTGCCGCCGGTGAACCACATCGAGCGTATCGAGGAGCCCTACGTCAAGGCGACGGTCATCACGCCGACGGAGTACCTCGGCAACATCATGAACCTGCTTGTCGCCAAGCGCGGCCTCCAGGAGAAGATGGATTACCTTAACGAGGAACGCGTCCTGCTGGAGTACTCCGTACCGATGAACGAGATCGTCGTCGACTTCTACGACAAGCTCAAGTCCATCTCCAAAGGGTACGCGAGCTTCGATTATGAACCGACCGACTTCAGGGAGGGCGACCTCGTCAAGCTCGACGTTCGCGTCGCCGGTGATGTCGTCGACGCCCTCTCGGTCATCGTCCCGCGCGAACAGGCGGAACAGCGCGGTCGTGCCCTGGTCAAGAGCATGAAAGAGCTCATCCCCCGCCAGCTTTTCGAGGTGGCGGTACAGGCCTCCGTCGGCAACAAAGTCATTGCCCGCGAGACGGTCAAGTCGATGGGCAAGAACGTCACGGCGAAGTGTTACGGCGGGGATATTACCCGTAAACGCAAGCTGCTCGAGAAACAGAAAGCCGGTAAAAAACGGATGAAGGCGATCGGCAAGGTTCAGTTGCCGCAGGAGGCCTTCATGTCCGTCCTTAAAATGGACTAG
- a CDS encoding ribose-phosphate pyrophosphokinase, giving the protein MRGYKIFAGSASEEFAKEVCSYLDVPLAKADIKRFSDGEISVQVAESVRGRDVFIIQSTGAPSNDNLMELLIMTDALRRSSASSITAVIPYFGYARQDRKAAPRVPISAKLVANLYQTAGIDRLVTIDLHAGQIQGFFDIPVDNLYGSIIFQQHIESKKLPNPIIASPDIGGVARARYFAEKLGLEMVIVDKRREKANVAEVMNIIGDVDGKDVIMIDDMVDTAGTMVKAAAALKAKGATSVMACATHAVLSGKAYENIDKGELDELIVTNSLDSKPHPKIKVLTVAPLFGEVIRRVYHNESVNSLFA; this is encoded by the coding sequence ATGCGCGGTTACAAGATTTTTGCGGGAAGTGCCAGCGAAGAGTTTGCGAAAGAGGTCTGCAGCTACCTCGACGTTCCCCTGGCGAAAGCGGACATTAAACGTTTCAGTGACGGGGAGATCTCCGTCCAGGTTGCGGAGAGCGTCCGCGGACGTGATGTCTTCATCATCCAGTCAACGGGAGCCCCGTCCAACGACAACCTGATGGAACTGCTCATCATGACCGACGCTCTGCGCCGCTCCTCCGCAAGCTCCATTACCGCCGTCATCCCCTATTTCGGCTATGCGCGCCAGGACCGTAAAGCGGCGCCGCGTGTTCCGATCAGCGCGAAGCTGGTCGCCAACCTCTACCAGACGGCGGGCATTGACCGCCTTGTCACCATCGACCTGCACGCCGGTCAGATCCAGGGCTTCTTCGACATCCCCGTCGACAACCTCTACGGTTCCATCATCTTCCAGCAGCATATCGAGAGCAAGAAGCTTCCCAACCCGATCATCGCGAGCCCGGATATCGGCGGCGTTGCCCGTGCCCGTTACTTCGCGGAGAAACTGGGGCTCGAGATGGTCATCGTCGACAAGCGCCGCGAAAAAGCGAACGTGGCCGAGGTCATGAACATCATCGGCGACGTCGACGGTAAAGACGTTATCATGATCGACGACATGGTCGATACGGCCGGGACGATGGTCAAGGCGGCGGCAGCACTCAAAGCCAAGGGCGCAACTTCCGTCATGGCGTGTGCGACGCACGCGGTCTTGAGCGGCAAAGCCTATGAAAATATCGACAAGGGCGAACTGGACGAACTGATCGTCACCAACTCCCTCGATTCCAAACCGCACCCGAAGATCAAGGTGCTGACAGTCGCGCCGCTCTTCGGCGAGGTCATCCGTCGCGTTTACCACAACGAGAGCGTCAACTCGCTTTTTGCATAA